The region AGTGGTTACATagttctctatagtggtctaagCATAAGTGAAAACAGTGATGGATCTTTCAGTCTGACTTTCATGTAGTACTTTTTATTCAATGTTCCATCATATAAGATGTAGTCAGcttcaaaatgaaaacagacaTAAACTTTAAAAGTTCCCATAAAACATAAAAGTTTTGGTTACATAAGTGAAAACAGTTACGGCTCATTCAGTCTAAATAACGTTCACGCAGTACCTTTTATTCAATGTTCCATCGTGTAAAATACAATCTGCTTCAAATGAAAACAGACAAGAACTTTAAAAAGTCCTCCAGAAATACTTCCTTTCCATTGGATTCTCCTGGTTCAGTGGTTGAACCCTGAGTTGAACAGTTAGCCTCACTTACATTTCCATGTGTTTATTCCATGTGTAGTTCAACATTTAACATCACAGTTGTTAAagttgtgttttttaaaaaaacatctgTGTGCAAGTTGTTGAGCAAGAGTTTATAATACCTGATTTGTCTTTACTCTGCAGGTATCTTGTGGCAAATGTGGAAATGGTTTGGGGCATGAGTTCTTGGGTGATGGTCCAAAGGCCGGACAGTCACGTTTTTGAATATTCTCTGCCTCATTGGAGTTCAAGGCCAGCAAAGGTAGGTTTTGACTATCCCCTCATAATTATTGACCATGATGTCATAAATTACAATTACCATTCTGAAGTGTCATGCAAATCAAGTTGAAAGTTTATCTCCAATAAAGACCCAACAATTTGAGGTTGGTGAATGATACATGGAGAATATGTTGACATACAGCAATATATGgcagctcagaccactaaaaggaAGACAATATTATCTGATGCTTTTAACAATTTACCACTTTCATGTCAATTTTTGTGAGCCACATATGGCAATCCCAAAGGTGTGTAACAGAAAATAATACAACCCTGCAAGAATTCTATATTGCTTCCAATCAATATCTTGCCTTGGAAGCCAGGAAAATGTCAAACTTTGTTCTTGGAAGAGGTATTTGGGCACTTAAAACAACTAGTGGACAGCAGGTTTACAATTCAGTGTATTAAAATTTGCCTAGAAATGGCAACTGATAGACTACTGTGACGTCATATGGGGATCATGATAAGTTGACCATTCTACACCAACATGCATTGAATCATACCCCAAGCATAGCATTGTTCAATCAGTCATGAAGCTTAAAAAGTGAGTCATTTCTGACATTATTAGTGTAAGTGACTCACAGGACTTTGAGGTCTGTCTGTTATACACTATTCTTAAATCACAAAAAGTAACTGCAATTACTAAAAAATCTACAGCATTGGCAGTTCATTGCGAGCAAGATTTCAAAAGTGACATGCTTTGTATACCGTAACAATATTGTCTTTTAATTACAGGCATGGCCAATGGAACCAGTGAGGCAAAGTAAATGTAACTTTGCCGACCAATGCTGACATGAAACCTAGGAAATCAGAACAGATGATTATAAAGTGGTGAAAGGAGTAACTGAAAGTGCaatcttctttttttccttttttagcaaaatattagaaaataaCTGATTGTTGTAAATAGTTTCTGTACTATGGGGATGACTGAAGATGTCTCaactttatcaaaatatgtgaaaCAGTGTTCTTTGACTGTGTTATTAGATGAATGTGAATACATGTAGATGCACTGTGATAGGTGCAAATGTGTTAAAAGTATATGTTTGATAGCAATGTATAGTAGATCTGTACAtagcatgtacattgtatatgcatgGATGTATATCTCCCCTAATGCATCAATGGTAGTATGTGACGATACTGTGTAGATATGAGTGGTTGTATCGAGTCCTTGTCATGGAGTGTATGCTGCTGTGAAATACTACAATTTTTTAGTCAACCTTTCTTCGAGTCAGAGGAGATGATTTTAAGAGAGATGTATCTTCTAGGTTTCatgtcagtcattttattcAAGGTATGAAGTGAGTCCAGGGATATGTAGTTTTGACATTCTGAGTCTAGTCTATGAAGCTTTTTGACCCAAACCCCGACACCAGGGGAGGTTAGAATGGCAGAAACTTAGCTGACATGTTATAACTACCAGCTCCTGTACTGTCACAGCATACCACAATGTAAGCTATGCATCAATGATGAATAATTTTCTTGCTGTACTTTGTTCCAATTTCTTTACTAATCATCAGCTTCACAAAATGTAAGATACAACGTCTTGCTGCCTTATTAGAGTACTTCAAAAACACCAACACAAAGGGAAGTGAGCAACACCACTtccaaatttgaaaaatttatCATTATTGCCTGGACAAGATTCATTATTTGATGTATAGCAACACTTTTTCTTCTTTatctttaaattttgtttttcaaaaacctttcaaaattatgagttgatttgtattttgatgaaaGGGTGATAAAAAGAGAAACATGGCCTTCCTAAAACATCTAAGTAATCTTATCAAAATACCCACTATCATATCACTAGATAAGTTTTAAGTCAGGATTTTTCTACATTATGAGTTCAGAAAACATCAACAGAACTAATTTAAACAGCTGTTTTCCAAATTTCTTCAAAGGAAAACAGTCAAATTGGTTCGAAACCAGTTTTATCTTTTCTATTATTACTGATCTTTggctattattacattataaagGAAGTCCTAACATATCAAAACAACGCCTCAAATTACAAGAtagcatccatacatacatcacttATCACACCAATCCATGTTGTGAGAGACATCTTGTTTGGACTCCCAGACTATCTTGACCTTTACCCCCTGACCTGACTATAGAGGTCAAACTGGTGTAAGTATACATTTGCAGTTTACAGACAAAGCAGTGTGCAAGTAGAGGAAGGAGAAAGATTTGAATAATCAGagtgatgtaaaaacaaatttttttccTTGAGATTCATACTAAGTTTTAGATTATAGAAGTGTTATTTTTTGATGTTATATATATCtggaatatacaaaataatttgactTTCTTAGAATTCTTGTGCAATGGACAATACAGCTGAAAAGTCACTGTTAGAGTTGACTAGCATAATGATAGCTCATTGTTACTACACGAGGCTGGCATTGACACCATGCCATGTGTTATCAATTGAAAGGATGTTATGCTTGCACCAGTCCGATGCCACCACCAGGCTAGCCAAGCATCCACATCAAGCTGACACAGGGATAgcaaatcaaaaaaaaaaagatttctgAAGATGTGCTGTACTATTGTTGTAGCTTTGGCTTGGCttactatatatgtacatgtgatattaAAAAGAGTATAGAGTAAATGTAGAATAAATTTGTATACTTGTTACAGAAAGTTATGACAGAGCGTTTTTAACCATTTGTACAACTTTGAAACCATTATGAAATGGATAACATTTTGTAAGCTTTGACTGGCTTTAaacataatttgatgatataatttGTGATCAAAGAATCTATTACATGATATAGTATTGAAATTCTGCAACTATCTACATTGAATGGATTTTAACTTCCaagtagctacatgtattttggcATTTTAGAGTGGCCACCAAGTTATTATACCAGTTTTAAAATAATCAAGATTTTCTATATATTGGGTGAAGTGTGAATATTTGTAACACACAGAATTTGTACTAGTTTGAGAAGTACTGTAGGATCTATTTTTGATGGCGGTGATGTGGATAAATTCCTCTACCAAGGGAGTATTTGTGTGTACACAAATAATTATGAGATGAGCAAAACAGGATGAACTGTAGAAATTTGGTAGGAATGGCATATTTTGACTGAACTGTTTACAAAAGCATTTTCAAAAGATGATTTTTCACTTGCCAATGGTAATGTCCATTTTATTCCTCCATTATTAAAGAAGGAAAAAACTTTCTATTGAACTCCAATGGTTGTGTTTGCCATATACCGTAACTGTGGTTTGTAATAGTAGTCGCTATGGTAATATAACAgtacttgatagttgtgtatacttgatagttgtgtaccaataaagtcaatatatatggaaaacaaattGTGTGCAGGTAATTCATCTTTGAAGTGATTTTTTGTGTTCATTGATGTTATTGTAACAAATATTACCTCAATAACAAATATACATCAGCTTGGCCATGTAATTTAACCAAGACTTGCACAGACATACTATAGTTATTCAGCTGGTTGATATTTGTATGCAGCAGGactaaaaataaattgtttgttcatgtatatgagcagcagtgtgccctctaatgatagccaaattttgttgttgtgggtcaaaataagaaaaaatagcatttcttgtgagtcaccacatagtaagagataggagaacaccaaactTGGGTACGTCACTAGAATTTTtgtgtcagtggtgtgtcaaattggcttagagggcacactgatgagCAGCTTATGGATATCAGGTTATACCCAGTATTGATGTATACGTGCACACCAGCAGCACTgtctattttgaatattttatttacacaatAGCAGTAACACCAATCTCTTATcttaatatgtaaaaaaaaacctaaaaaaTTCACAGATAACATTTAAATCCAACAAAATAGAGTTATCATAGCATATTACAAACTTGCTGACATGAAGTGTTCATATGTCAAGTTGTATTCAACTTCATTCATACTGACAATTGTATTCAGGTACTAAAATTAGAATTGTATGTAGAGTGCGATATCTGAAGAAGGGTATATAAGAACTATACATAGAACCTTAGTCTGAGTTTATGTCATTGTATTCATCAGACAAACCACCTGATTGTTCAACCTATTAATGGGAATAAGTATACTATTATAGGAATGATGATATTActactacagtaactgtacaaTGTTAGTTTCAATGTTAGGACGTTAATCCCATTGGAAAATGCTTGTGAAATGGAGATTGACGTTGGGTTTTGGATGTTTCAGAGTATACCAGGTTGACAAAAGTTTGTACAATGTGAAATTAATATCTCTTACATGGTTGGGTTCAGTGTCATTCTCttgtacaaatatatttcaGTTTCAATGTTGATGATGATCATACATTTCCAAACGATGATAATACAAACCATAACAAGTGCCCGAAACTTGGTTACTTTGATGGCTGGTCTTTGTGATAAAGaatacagttttaacatgtaCTCCGCTCCAGTTGTGGTTATATCATCTCTGACCTTGCTTGACACAAATAACTCACAAGTTTGTAGCCAATATCCTGAAAACTCTCATTACATAATTGATAATTAACTGCATAATAGATAAAACTTTGTCATGTGTTTCAAATGGTATTATGAACAGCATAAATCATTTAAGGaaagaatttcattttaaaagcaATATATACGGTCAGAAATGCCAACTCAGCTTTGGATTGCCGAAGAACTCAGGCTAATGAAATAGATATCCTAACTTGTCTTCTCTTAGAAACTAAATGTTTAGTCAGTTATATAACATACACAGGATATATAAGATGGGAAAACATACACTGGATCAGGATATATAAGATGTAAAATATACACAGGATATATaagatggaaaaaaataaatgtgcaTCAATTATGTGTTTTTtcatcataaatatttatttgcaATTACAGCATGAGACAAATCTATGTTCAGGtccatttacagctaaaatgtgTCTAGAGTATCAACTAATAAACCTGATTTCTCCTTCTTTCCCCATCTCCATCCtcccctccccaccccacccccaccccatccctaCTTTCTTCATCAATaccaaaacaattttataaagTACAGGTTTAGATTCTTTGCATTAGTTttaactggggtattattttttttcataaggCAACAATATATTccctgaaaattgttgaaatattaatactacactacactgtgcATGTCAAGTATAGAGGTCTAATTTATCTATTAGTAGTATAGTAAtgagttgaaatcgtgattcacTGGGGTGCTAATTAtagtagaggaggcgatcaggctataaacgtaaacatgtactacgaaggtcaattcaggcaaaataacgaatgtaaaatagcaatgaacgattagccgacatctacatcggattttaatcagattgcctaTTAGTCTtaattattgtttgaaataacattttcatcattaaACAACAGAAAGACATAATAATCTTTTGTGAGTTAAGAAAGACTAAACACCAACAGTCAGATGACAactaccccccacccccccaaccccaagtaacatgtacaattctTAACATACATTCAAAATACATGCCATTGTATAGGAAAATACACAATGCATCTGGCAACTGTAACAGATCTTTTGAGAGTTGAAGTCAACTCTGTATAGATGTATCGACACGGACAGCCATATAATTACATTCATGAGTCATCATCCGCTTCCTCTATCATGTCTGAAATCCAAATTGGTAGGCTGGGTATTGGATCTTCTTTAAACAGATGTTCCGTtgattttttctttgtttgttcgGTATCCTCCTCAACTTGTGCAGAAGTTTCTTCTTTGTTTTGTACCTCCTCAGATTTCTGACATGTGTTCCCTTCAGAGTTAGCATTCTGCCCAGCTGTATCAATATTTGTGGGAACTTTTTCCTGATTGGGTTTTTGACTATCGTCTCTTCTTGGGTGACTACCTCCACTTTCTTCACGTCTCTTACTACTGTCACTGCGGGTGCGTCTATGTTCACTTTCCTCACGTCCCTGACTACTGTCACTGCGGGTGTGTCTATGTCCACTCTCCCCATGTCTCTTACTACTGTCACTGCGGGTGTGTCTATGTCCCTTATCACCACATCTCTGACTGTTATCACTGTCAGTGTGTCCATGCTTAGTTTCTTCCAGTCTTTGACTATTGTAGTTACAGGAATCTCTATTTTTAGCATCAGTGGGTGTAAGGCCCTTGCATACACTGCTTAGCAAATCAAGGCCATCCACAATAGATTTTTCATCAATGACAGAATCTTCTGCATCAAGACTGGGTCTTTGACTGTCGACGTCCCCAACATCAACTCGACTTTCTGTGACTGATTTATGTTGATAATCAGCAATAACGTAGCCTTGTGCATCTCCAGAGAGTGTCTGACTTGGGTCAACTATGAGTGGATATGCTGATTGGCAGATAGATGGGTCAAAGTTACCTACACTAGCCTCACTAGATTTCTTATCAGCTTTAGTTTGTTTATCTTTACCAGCTTTGTCAGGCAATGCTTCATTAGGTGTGTCTGTGACTGCTTCTCCTGCAACTAAGTGGAGATTATACCTGTGCAAATCTCTGAAATCTCGGACAATGCTCATGcaacaaacatttttaacaacCTCACAGATGACTGTATAATCTGGACACAGCAAGTCAACTTTATGATATGAATTTTTGGATGTAACTTCTTTGGCtaacatttcaataatttcttgTTTGTTGTGACTGTTATTATACCTGGCTTTATACTCCACTGAGAAAGTTTTCCTTTTTGTGCCTGCTTTATGAAACACTGGATTACACAGGTCAGCACACAAATTTCTCATACGTTCTGGAAAAGCCTTACACGTGCCCTGTACAGGAATCATTCGCAAAATGTGTCGcactatcttctttttattttcagCAATGTCTGAGAAAATTTCATAAGCAAATTCACTGGGATTGGGTATCTGAAAAAGGAAAAATATGCCTATATCAGTAATAGTATATCTTattgcaatctgattaaaatccgatgtagtgaaCACTCACGATTTCTTTTTGGTTGTCacatttactgttgtttgttcttttgtgagggcttgttacatacatctgacacaatgcCATAGGTTTCCCGAACCACACGAGAGCACCAAGTGAATCACTCAatcaatgaaaacatgtaatacatgaaacatacaggtacagtacTTCAAAGCACTCAGTTCGAAAACAGCATGAGCACAGAGCAcagacaacgatgttatcattattgtttggtaattctctttctttcaattttgaacgttgaatgttatattgtaagacagattcttgttggctactcgtaagtacgaGATTGGGTTCAGGAAAACCTATGgaattgtgtcagatgtatgtaacaagcgcTCATGAAAGAACAAACGACACTAAACGTAACAGCAcaaagtgtacactacatcggattttaatcagattgatcttGTTGTTACATAGCAAATTGTGGTGTTTCATTTAATTTCATACCATTTCACCAGAGAGCCACCCACCACATCTTAGTTACTGAAGTTCCAATGATGTCACTGGTTAGCATCGCGACAGGGTGtaccagatttggcaaagtgagggcTTTGATTTTCAGTTTGGCTTCTGATCATATGGCAATGCTTAAATTTAAAACTGTGAATAAATCTAAGCTGCATTTACAACTAGGAACATTACAGTAGTGTCAGGGGTTAGGcatgtttttatattttggtaaaaattaGTGCACCAGGAACAACACTGAAAATGTGTGATCATGTCATGTTTGCTATTTTTTTGCTACAACACTTATAAGTATTCTACCCTCACTTCAGGCCCCAAAGATGGCCAAACTATGAAATCTGTTATCTGTCTGACAACTGGAATGTGGCAAACAGACTGACGCTATCAGTAAACTAGATGCAAGCATGTGAGCACTGTACTAGAAATCATAACACATGGTTCAGAACACGGAACGCTGTAAACAGATGGaacattgtattttttgtaaaattagtTTTCACTGTTGTTTTATACATGTGCAGTTTCTCTATGATCCTGAAGTCAATGAAGATTTCATCAAATCATTTAGTTTCCCTAAACGCACTGTTACACATCTCTGAATTGTTTACTAGTGATGATTACCATGATATATGTTTGAATAAGTACAGTAACataaataattgaaattaaATTACAACAGAAAAATTCTCAGATATGCATGTATGGTTGATGGATTAG is a window of Glandiceps talaboti chromosome 5, keGlaTala1.1, whole genome shotgun sequence DNA encoding:
- the LOC144435227 gene encoding uncharacterized protein LOC144435227, which codes for MSEGGAQCGKKRGKQFYKKSVAKKRKKGLETLQVGMTGFLITCNRNEKFCVREAYNVLSEYADKIYGPEVMSEESSAAESDDDIEAALKKETQKLKAQNKKKNRRFQAVDSGALNVVFIKAKIPNPSEFAYEIFSDIAENKKKIVRHILRMIPVQGTCKAFPERMRNLCADLCNPVFHKAGTKRKTFSVEYKARYNNSHNKQEIIEMLAKEVTSKNSYHKVDLLCPDYTVICEVVKNVCCMSIVRDFRDLHRYNLHLVAGEAVTDTPNEALPDKAGKDKQTKADKKSSEASVGNFDPSICQSAYPLIVDPSQTLSGDAQGYVIADYQHKSVTESRVDVGDVDSQRPSLDAEDSVIDEKSIVDGLDLLSSVCKGLTPTDAKNRDSCNYNSQRLEETKHGHTDSDNSQRCGDKGHRHTRSDSSKRHGESGHRHTRSDSSQGREESEHRRTRSDSSKRREESGGSHPRRDDSQKPNQEKVPTNIDTAGQNANSEGNTCQKSEEVQNKEETSAQVEEDTEQTKKKSTEHLFKEDPIPSLPIWISDMIEEADDDS